CGGGATCTTCGTGTTTGTCTGGGTCCTGATCGTCCTTTTCGGCGATCTGTCCTGCCTGGGCTTTCACACGGCGATCGTTCGTTTCCTGCCGCAGTACAAGGCTGCAGGCGCCTTCGAGGAAATTCGCGGCCTGACGGGAACGGCCCGCACCTTCGCCATGCTTTCGGGAACACTGGTGATGGCTGCCGGTATGGCGGGACTCCATTTCCTGGGCGACAGGATCGAGTCCTACTATCTCATACCTGTCTTCCTTGGCCTTCTCGCCATGCCGATGATCGCGCTCGGCGACATTCTGGAAGGTACCTCGCGTGCCAATCACTGGCCGGTCATGGCGCTGAGCCCGGTCTACATCATCCGGCCTGTCCTCATCATCCTCTTTATGCTGGCAGCGATGGGAGCGGGTGCGGAGCATTCTGCCGTCACCGCCATGAAAGCCGCGCTTGTAGCAACCTATGTCACCGCCGTCGGCCAGTACATTGCGACACTCCTTCGCCTGCGCCGCCACTACAGCGAGGGACCGCGCAGGATCGATTTCCTCAACTGGCTGAACATCGCCTTCCCGATTTTCCTCGTAGAAGGCGTGAGCTTCCTCTTGACCAATTCAGATGTGGTTGTCGTCGGCATCTTCCTCGAGCCGCATGACGTCGCGATCTATTTTGCCGCCGCAAAGACGATGGCGCTGGTGCATTTCATCATGTTCTCGGTAAAGGCTGCATCTGGCCCACGCTTTTCCAGCCTCATCGCAGAAGGCACCCGCGAGCAGCTTGCCGCAGCAGCAATCGACGCTGCGCGCTGGACATTCTGGCCCGCACTGACCCTCGGACTCGCAGTCGTAGCAGCCGGTCAGTTGCTGCTGTCGCTCTTCGGCGGAGCCTTTACGGCAGGTTATGTTCTGATGGCGATCCTGCTTGCGGGCATCCTCGCCAAGGCCCTCGTCGGTCCGGCCGAAACGCTGCTGATGATGGCCGGAAAGCAGAACCTCTGCGTTGCCCTCTATGCGGCGGCGCTCACGGCAAACGTCTCCTTGAATATCGCCCTGATCCCGCACCTTGGCACCGTCGGCACTGCGATCGCGACGGCATCGGCAATGGTTGTGGAAGCGATTCTGCTGCACATCGCCGTGCGCCGGGCGCTCGGCATTGTCCTTTTTGCATTCAGCCGCCCGCCGGCAACGACAGAAACGAGAGCCTGATTATGGTGCGTGTCCCACCCGTCACCGAAAGCACCGATACCAATGCCAATCGCATGGTTCACGAGCTCGCCTCGATAAACTTCGACCTGCCGCAGGCCGAAGCGCGCGTGGAGATCGGACGTCCGGGCCGGGAGCTCTGCCTCTATCCGGGCAGGCTCGGCTATGAATTGCAGGACGAACTGGATTTCCTTTCGAACCGTGCAATGGAGCCGAATGTTTTCTTCACCGGCCGCTTCCTCGCGCCCGCCATGCCGCGGCTTGAAGACCGGAAAGTGAATTTCGCATTGATCCGCGATGAGAACGGCCGGCGCAGCCGCTTGCGTTTGCTGATGCCTTTTTCTATCGAAAGACCCGGCTTTGCCGTCGGCCCCTCGATCATCCGTGCATGGTCGAACAGCTTCGCGCCGCTCGGCACACCCCTGGTGGATGCCGAAGATGCGGCCGAGACGCTGGACAATCTCTTTGAAGGCTTGACGGCGCGCGATCTGAACCTTCCCGCAACGCTGGTGTTGCCGGATATTCGCCTGAACGGCATCTTTGCCCGGATGGCAAAGGCGGTCGCGCTGGGCCGAAACCTGCCGGTCATGGTCACCAATCCATCAAAGCGGCCGATGCTGCAAAGCGATGACGACGCCATGGCCTATCTTGGCCGTATCATCTCTTCTTCGCACAAACGGGAAATGCGCCGCCAATGGCGGCAGCTCGAAGAGCTCGGTACAGCTGTCTATGTCGTCGCGCGCCAGCCCCGCGATATACATGCACGGTTCGAGGAGTTCCTGGCAATGGAAGCCGGCGGCTGGAAGGGCAAGAAACGTAGCGCGCTGGCAACCGACCGATACCATACGGCCTTCGCCCGCGAAGCCGTCTCGAACCTTGCGGCGATCGACGCTGTGCGCATTCACACGATCGACCTGAACGGCAAGGCAATTGCGGCAACAGTCGTGCTGATGATGGGCGGCGAGGCCTATACTTGGAAGACGGCCTACGACGAGGCCTATGCCCGCTATTCTCCGGGCAAGCTGCTGATGGCCGAACTGACGGAGTGGCATCTCGACGATGCGAATATCGTGCGTTCAGATTCCTGCGCGGTCCCGGACCATCCCATCATGAGCCGCTTTTGGCAGGAGCGCGAGGAAATGGGAACGCTGGTGATCGGCCTTGCACAGAACGGCGACCGCGATGTCCGGCAGGCCGCCGCTCAGTTGCATATGTATCGCAGCACCCGCAATATGGCGAAGATGCTGCGCGAGAAGATCATATCGCTCGCGCGGCGGGGCTAGGCCCCGGCCCCTCGCCGGCCGCCCTTTCACGCAGAAGTCTGCGGATGACCTTGCCGGTCGTCGTCAGCGGCAGCGCGTCCACGAATTCTACCTCGCGCGGATATTCGTGCATCGAAAGCCGCATCTTCACCCAATCGCGGATTTCCGCGCCGAGCGCATCGCTGGGCGTGCGGCCGGGTGAAAGCACGATATAGGCCTTGACGATCTCGGTGCGCACCGGATCCGGCTTGCCGACGACGGCAGCGAGCTGCACGGCCGGGTGACCGCACAGGCAGTCCTCGATTTCGGCAGGGCCGATGCGATAGCCTGACGAGGTTATGACATCATCATCCCGGCCTTCGAATGTGACATAGCCCTCTTCATCCTGACGACCGAGATCGCCGGTCAGCAGCCAGCCTTTGATGAACTTCTTCCTGGTTGCCTCGCCGTCGTTCCAATAGCCGAGGAACATAACCGGATCGGGCGCCTTGATTGCGATCTGGCCTGTCTTGCCGGGCGACACTTCATCGCCGCTCTCGTCGATGATGGCAACCCGGTGACCGGGCACCGCGCGGCCGATCGCACCGGCCTTCGTGACACCATAGCCTGCACTGGAGGAGAGTACGAAATTGCACTCAGTCTGGCCATAAAACTCATTGACGGTGATGCCGAACGCCTGGCGCGCCCATTCATAGGTTTCTCGACCAAGCGCTTCACCGGCGGAGCCGATAGTACGCAGATTGAGATCGTATTTCGCGCGGGGATCACTGATCGATTTCAGCAGGCGGAGCGCTGTCGGCGGAATGAAGGCATTGCGCACCTTCATCTCGGCCATGATGCGATAGGCCATGTCGGCATCGAATTTCTGGGCCGGAGAGGAAACGACAGGAACGCCAAGCAGGAGGCTTGGCAGCAGCGCATTCAAAAGCCCGCCCGCCCAGGCCCAGTCGGACGGCGTCCAGACCTTGTCTCCTGGCTGCGCAAAACTTTCATGCGCAAATTGCATACCGGGTATGTGGCCCGCTAGAACGCGATGGCCGTGCAAGGCGCCCTTCGGAGGCCCCGTCGTGCCTGATGTGAAGATCATCAACGCCGGATCTTCCGGCCTTGTCGGAGCAACGTCGAAAAGCGGCGGATGCGCCTCGACGAGCGCTCCGAAAGCAAGCGCTTGGCCGCCATCGGTGCTGACGACCGTCCTGAGTTCGGGCAGGTTTTCGCGGATCTTGTTTACCCGCTCTAGCCCGAACGTGTTGGTGACGATCGCAGCCGCGCCTGACGTTTTCAGCCGGTATTCCAGCGCCTCGACACCAAAGAGCAGCGCGAGCGGCAGCGCAATTGCACCGATCTTGTAGATCGCCACATGGGCGATCGCCGTCTCGAAACACTGAGGCAGAAGCAACGCGACGCGATCGCCGCGACGAACGCCAAGTGCCGTCAATGCATTGGCAAACGATGAAGAACGCTCCGCCAGCGCACCGTAGGTCATCGACGAATGACGGCCGTCCGGACTGAAATGTTCGAGGCAGATGCGTTCGGGCGCCTGCGCCGCCCATTCGTCGCTGACGGCCCGGCCGATGTTGAAATCTTCCGGAATCTCCCACGAAAAATCGCGATAAAGACCATCATAGCGATCGCGGGCGGGAAGTTTCATACTTAAAATCCAGTGAATGCTGCACCAGCTAACACCTTGTGGCGGTGGAGTGCAAGTTTGCTCGACCCCATGTTTCCAAGCTCCACCTCATGATCGCACGGATGCCTCTGGAATTTTTCTTTGGCCGGGATTGCTGACAATCCCACCGATTGCGCCCTACATCAGCCGAAGGTGCCTCGGGGGGTCGAGATTCATTTACGGAGTCAATCATGGACTATGTCAAATTCGGAGGCACTGGCCTCGAAGTTTCGAGGATCTGCCTCGGCTGCATGACCTTTGGCGATCCGGGCCGTGGCAATCACGCCTGGACGCTCGGCGAGAAGGAAAGCCTGGCGATCATCAGGCAGGCGATCGATCTTGGCATCAATTTCCTGGACACCGCGAATACCTATTCCGACGGCTCGTCGGAGGAAATGGTCGGACGGGCGATCAAGGAATTGAAGCGCGAGGATATCGTACTTGCGACCAAGGTCTTCAACCGCATGCGACCCGGTCCGAACGGCGCTGGTCTTTCCCGCAAAGCGATCTTCGACGAGATCGACAACAGCCTGCGCCGGCTCGGCACCGATTACGTCGACCTCTTCCAGATCCATCGCTTCGACTACACGACGCCGATCGAGGAAACCTTGGAGGCGCTGCACGACGTCGTGAAGGCCGGCAAGGCGCGCTATATCGGCGCCTCATCCATGTACGCTTGGCAATTCGCAAAGATGCTCTACACCTCGCGGCTGAACGGCTGGACTCAATTCGTGAGCATGCAGGACCATGTCAATCTTCTCTATCGCGAGGAGGAGCGCGAGATGCTGCCTTTCTGCGAGGACCAGAAGATCGCCGTCATTCCATGGAGCCCGCTTGCGCGCGGCCGCCTGGCGCGCGACTGGGACGAAAAGACCGCCCGCACTGAAACCGACGAATTCGGCAAGACACTCTACAGGCAGGCCCAGGATGCCGACCGCAAAATCATCGATACGGTCGGCCGGTTGGCGAAGACACATGAGGTCTCCAGGGCCCAGATCGCCACGGCTTGGATCTTGCAGAAAAGCGCGGTGACCGCACCGATCATTGGCGCCTCAAAGCCGCATCATCTTTCGGACGCGGTCGGGGCACTGGCTGTCAAGCTCACCGCCGATGACGTCGCCGCTCTCGAAGAGCCTTATGTTCCGCATCACGTGGAAGGCTTCAAATAGGCCAGATACGTACCTGCGGGCGCACTCAGGCGCTGACAAAATTGGCCGGTGACAGCTTCTCCCGCATCGTCGAGAGGAACTGACCGGCCAATTCGCGATTTTCGACCGCGCGCGCCAGACTGACGGCCCCCATCATTGAAGAGAGCGTCGTAAAGCCATTCTTGCGGCGCTCCACGGGCGTCTCTCCTGGAGCGATCTCCGCCAGGATATCGACAAGCGTGGATAGCCCGTCGTTAAAGGTTTCCCGCACCGCACCGCTGCTGCGGCTCACCTCTTCCATCAGCGCCACGAAGACACAGCTCGAGCCCGGATTGTCGACGGACAACCAGGAAACATAGTGGTCGAGAAGCGCATCCAGGGGGCGATCCGGTGCGTCGGCGATAAGTGCCTTCCACCGCACTTCCACCTTGGCAATCAGCGCCCGGCTGACCTCCAGCTGCAGCTCTTCCTTTGATTGGAAGTGCCCATAGAAGCCTCCATGCGTCAGTCCGCAGGCTTTCATGATATCGGCGACCCCCACCCCGTCAAACCCGTTTTCGCGGAACATCACGCCCGCGACTTCCAGAATCTTCTGGCGGTGTTCTGCAAATTTTTCGCGACTGACGCGCATGACCGGCTCCGAAAATAGTCCCTTGACAAATTATATGACGCCCATCATCAATACGCAAGAAACATGATGATCATCATCTAAATCGGTGATGCATCCATCATTCCCACGAATGGAACTTGCCCATGGTTTCCACTGTGCTTGCCTCGACCCTTGCACGCCGCAACATCCATTACGGGTGGATCGTTGTCGCCGCGACTTTCCTGACCATGCTGGTCACCGCCGGCGCCATGGGCGCGCCGGGCGTGCTCATCAAGCCGCTGCAGGACGAGTTCGGCTGGGAAACGTCGCAGATCTCCTCCGCACTTGCGATCCGCCTTGTTCTCTTCGGCCTGATGGGTCCCTTCGCAGCGGCCTTCATGAACTATTTCGGTGTGCGCAAGGTCATCGTCTTTGCGCTTGCGCTGATCGGCGTAGGCTTCGTCGGCTCGCTTTTCATGACATCGCTTTGGCAGCTTCTGATGCTCTGGGGCATCGTCGTCGGTTTCGGCACTGGCTTGACGGCCATGGTTCTTGCAGCGACCATATCTGCGCGCTGGTTCACGAAGCACCGTGGCCTCGTCGTCGGGATGCTTTCGGCAAGCTCGGCCACCGGTCAGCTCGTTTTCCTGCCGCTAATGGCGGAACTAACGGAACGCTACGGCTGGCGCTCCACGGTCTTCTTCGTCTGCGCGATGATCATGGTTGCAGCCCTCGCCGTGCTTGCCTTCATGCGCGATCGGCCCTCGGACTTAAACTTGCCCTCGCTCGGCGAAGCTCACGTCACGCCGCCGCCGGCACGCGGAACGCTCGTCGGCGCGCTGAAGACGCCGGTGACGATCCTGAAAGAGATCTCCGGAACTTCGACCTTCTGGATCTTGTTCGCCACCTTCTTTATCTGCGGCCTCAGCACCAACGGCCTGATCCAGACTCACTTCGTGACACTTTGCGGCGACTTTGGCATCCTGCCTGTCGCGGCGGCCAGCGTTCTAGCCGTAATGGGTATCTTCGATTTCTTCGGCACGATCGGCTCCGGCTGGTTGTCGGACCGCTTCGACAACCGATGGCTGCTCTTCTGGTATTACGGTCTTCGCGGGCTCTCCTTGCTTTTCCTGCCCTTCAGCGATTTCAGCTTCTACGGTCTTTCGATCTTCGCGATCTTCTACGGCCTCGACTGGATCGCCACCGTTCCTCCGACCGTCAAGATCGCTGCCGACCGCTTCGGCCGGGAAAAGGCCGGTATGGTCTTCGGCTGGGTCTTTGCCGGCCATCAGCTGGGCGCGGCAACCGCTGCTTATGGCGCCGGCCTTTCACGGACCGAACTGTCGAGCTACCTGCCGGCCTTCTTCGTTGCCGGCGCCTTCTGCCTGCTCGCCTCGATCCTCGCGATCACGTTGAAGAAGTCCGGCTTGAGAGAATCGGCACCGGCTACCGCACACTGATTGCAAAGGGGTTTACGACGGAACATCGAGCCGGAAGCCGTATCAAATCAGCCTGATAAGCCCGCCCGCCGTCTTGCGCGGTCGCAGGTCGCATGGTAGACACCCGGCTCGTTGGTATCGGTTGCCCCATTGGCGGAATTGGTAGACGCGCTCGACTCAAAATCGAGTTTCGAAAGAAGTGCTGGTTCGACCCCGGCATGGGGCACCACCGACGCAAAATGACCCTCATCATTCGTATAGGCCGTCGTCTGGCGGTTGTCGTCTCAGTCAACGGCGCCAGTCTTGAAGTTTGGCCTGGGCGCACCAGTCACCAGTCCGTTGCCGAGATCGTTTGAGCACAGCGTCATGTTGCCGATGTCGTCTGCGTGGATCGTCTTCCTGAAGAACCGGGAGGATTGGCGAATCCGCAACGACCTGCTTCATCTCAGTTTCCCGCTCTCCGTCCTCCGGATCAGCGATCTGCAATTTCTCGATCAAGGGGCTCGATCTCGGCGGCGATGCGGGCTGGAGCGCGCACGAGGTCGCGGTCGGCTGCGCCCTCCTCAATCGCATGTTGGCATGTGCGCCCGAATTCCGTCCATCGCATGACACCCACCGCATAGACGATAGCATCAAAGACTACGTCCGAAAAATCCCCGATTCGTGCACCAATGCTGTGACGCAGCCTTCCTTGCGGGCCGGAACATGACCGGCTGCTGGTTCCGAGCGATGCGATGGAGGCCACGTGCCATCGGGTGTTTCGGAAATCCGTCCTTCGTCAGCCCGAGACAGATAAGGTCGACGCACTGGCGGCGGGCGCGGGCGCAGAACCAGTCCTGTCCATCTTCCCAATCGTTCACATTTGTGTGGTGCGCGCCATTGGCGCCCCATGCGGCAAGAACCGGCGTGTTCTGCGAGCGGGCGAGCGTCAAGGCGGCATCGATGAACTGGGCGTTCTTCGGGCCGCGCGGATCGTGCCACGACATCATCACGATCGGGCTCGACGAGCGGAAGGCGAAGAGGTTGACGACCAGCAGGCCGCCATAGCTCCACACCCTACCAAAATCGATCAGCGCGCGGATCGTTGGATCATCGTTGTCGGCATCGGCCGTCGAAGGGTTCAGCATGCAGGTGACGAGCAGCGGCCCGCCCTTGTCCCACACACGCGTCAGCTCGTAGCGAAATCGGCCGCAATCGGAAATGACGGCGGCCTTTTCGATTTGACAGATGCTGCCCTCGAGTCCGAGCTGCGACATGCCGCCCAATCCTTCCGAGAAGTCGATGGAAGACGTTGCGCCATGCCGACGGCGTCGACCATCATTGCCGACTTGACTTCGCCGACCAGGCCAATGAGGTCAAAGATGCGGCCTTCGCCGACAATGATCTCCACTTCGTCGACAATCAGATGCTCAAGAGCGGCGAAAACGAATCATCCATTATATCCCTGGCTGAGTTGGCCGGTGCACTCCTCAAGCGGTCGGAGCTGTGAGCAACTCAACCAATGAGATTGTTCTTGTCGCCCTTTTCATTCTGATGATCTAGCGTTTGGGAATACCTAATCCGCTGGCATCAAAAGTCTATGATCAAAAGGCGCCCCTTCAGCTTTCTCCTGCTTCTTGTCCTTCCGGTTGCTTCTTATGCAGCCGATTGCCCTTCAGCCAAGAGTGCAAAAAACGGTTTCTTATTGAGGAATTCGGACGCGATAAGCGAATTCCGGCCGGCACAAGGACCTGTGGTCGCAAAAAGCAATTCGTTAGGAAGTTCGAAGCAGACGGTCTATTCGCATCAGGGCTTTTCGATCTGTCTCGCTCCAGCAGCGATGAGCGTTACGCCATCTTTCCACAAGATGGCTTGGGCAAGCTTCTGCCCATCAAGAAGGAAGGACATCACGTGATCCCCTTCGTCCCCCTCGATCCTCAACAATCCAGCGACAAGTGGACGCTGGAGCTGTCGGTAACCAAACGCGAGACAGTTGCAGTCGGCCGGTGCAAATACGAGGTTTTCAGGATCAGGGAGGAAACCAAAAGAGGCGGCGAGCGGGTTGAGCTGTCGAGCGCTCTTTACTCCCCTGACCTGCATGCGACCCTCGCCAAGATCTACGGCGAGGGCACAAGCGAGGAATCCATCGTCAGTCACGATTATATCCAGTCCTTATCGCGCTGACTGAAGTCGATGCGGCAGGGGTTGCGGTTGCGAAAAGACCTGCAAGACGCGCTACCCTACTGGATCAGCTGAATTCTGATCTCCTCCTTAGCAGCGAAGGAGCGGCATTCGTCCAGGTCGTCGCCGACGAAGATCACATCGCCTTCGGAATCGAACAGACCCCAGCAGGCTTCGTCCTCCAGAAATACCTCCCGGACATATCCGAATTCGACGGCTCCGAAAGACCGATCAGACGCGACATCAACAGCTTCTATTTCTCGCATGGATATCTCCAATGAGACAGCGTTTCCTGTTTTAGTGTGCGCTTATATTGATCTCCGAAACTGACGCCAAACTGGTGTCGCGGCGAGAATGCCCCAATATCGCTGGAGCTCAGCAATTGCCGGTGATTTGGAAACTCAAATCAAGTATTTAATTTCACTCACACTTCGGTCAAAGTGACGGTCGCCAACGAATATCAAGGGACGGATGTGCATCAGGAAGTAACGCTTATTGCGACAGTCGCCGTCAGCTTCGTCTTTGCAGCGGTGCTCGGATATATCGCCGACAGGCTGCGGCTGCCGCCGCTGGTTGGCTATCTCGTGGCAGGCATACTGATGGGACCGTTCACGCCTGGTTTCGTCGCCGATACAGGGCTTGCCGGACAGTTGGCGGAAATGGGCGTCATCCTGCTGATGTTCGGCGTCGGGCTGCATTTTTCAGCCCTTGACCTGCTTGCCGTGCGCGGTATCGCCGTGCCGGGCGCGATCATCCGGATCATCATCGCCACGCTGCTCGGCATTGGCCTTGCGAAATGGTGGGGCTGGGGGCTCGGCGCCGGGATCGTCTTCGGCCTCAGCCTGTCGGTGGCAAGCACCGTCGTGCTGCTGAAGGTCCTGGAGGAACGAAACCTGCTGAATTCGGCCAGCGGCCGCGTCGCGGTCGGCTGGCTGATCGTCGAAGACCTGGCGATGGTTCTGGCGCTGGTCTTGCTGCCTGCGCTTGCGGAATTGCTCGGCGGCCACGCCGCCAGCGATGCTGCGCAGGGCACTGGGCTGCCGCTTTCTCTGGCGATTGCGCTCACTCTGCTGAAGGTCGGCGCCTTTGCGGGCATGGCGATCTTTGTCGGCCCGAAGATTGTTCCCTGGCTCCTGACGCTCGTCGCCCGGACCGGCTCGCGCGAACTCTTCACATTGACGGTCCTTGCCATTGCGCTCGGCATCGCTTTCGGCTCCGCCGAGATCTTCGGCGTTTCCTTCGCACTCGGCGCTTTCTTCGCGGGCGTCGTGATGAGCGAGTCCAATCTCAGCCACCGCGCTGCTGCCGATTCTTTGCCGCTTCAGAACGCCTTTTCAGTCCTGTTCTTCGTGTCGGTCGGCATGCTGTTCGATCCGTCGATCCTGGTCCGCCAGCCGATGGCCGTCATCAGCGCACTGATGTTGATCATCGTCGGAAAGGCGATCATCTCCTTTCTGATCGTCATCCTGCTTCGCTATCCGGTCGGAATGGCGTTGACCGTCGCGGGCGGGTTGGCGCAGATCGGCGAGTTTTCCTTCATTCTTGCCGGTCTCGGCGTTTCCCTCGGATTGCTGCCGAATGACGGGCAGGATATCATCCTTGCGTCCGCGATCATTTCGATCACGCTCAATCCGCTCGTCTGCGTCGGCGCTGAGGCGCTGCACACCTATGTGCACGCCCGATGGCCGGTGCTCAGCAATCATTATGGCCGCCGCCGGCATGAGGCGCTCGCGCGCGAGCTTGAAAAGATCAGGGCACTTTCCGAAGCGCGGGAGCGCCAGCATCAGTTGGAGATGCAGCAACTGATCGAGACTTTCCCGCTTTTCGCCAAGGTCGATGAGCACTCGCAGGAAGAACTGCTTCTTCTCTTCCGCCCCAAATCGGCGCTTCCGGGCGAACGCGTGATGCGTAAGGGTGACCGCGGAGACGGCATGTATTTTCTTTCGTCCGGAGCCGTGGAAGTCCGTCTGCCAAGCGGCGCCGTCCGCCTCGAACCGGGTGCGTTTTTCGGAGAAATGGCTCTGCTGAGCGGCGGGCGGCGGACGGCCGATGTCATAGCCATCGATTTCTGCCAATTCCTGGTGCTGGAACGCCGCGACTTCAACATGTTCACCGCCCGCCACCCGGCGCTAAGGGCCGCCGTCAGCGAAATGGCACGAGAGCGCTCGCACATGAACGCCCTGAACGCGAAGCGCAAGGAACAGCCGGATCAACGCGAAGTGTCGGCGGAAGGCCAATAGGCATCGGCGGAGAAGTCATGGGGGATCGGATCGAGCCGCGACAGCGTCTCGGCCGCAAAATCGAGCTGCAGCTTCAGATATCTGAGCGCTTCGGGCGCAGGAACGCCCGTTGCAGCCTCTCTCACACAAGACGAATGATAGCCGCTTTCCCGAAGCCGCCTGAGGGCTTCGCGCCGCACATCCTCGCGGCTCGGCCTTCGACCTGAAGCTACTGTTTCGCGCCCATCGGCCGTTTCGCCGAGCCCGCCCTCAATCACCCTCAATTTCATTCTTAGCCACCTGCAAAACCGATCGGAAGCCAGCTTGCAGAAGATTTGCCGATTCGCAATCTCGCGAAGATCGGGGAGCACGGCCGCTCCCTGCATCACAAAAATTTTCGTGGCACGCTGGCATCATTGCCACACTAGGCATTTACAGCGCCAGACTGCCCCCCTAAAGCTTTTGCACCGCAGCACGAAAGGAATGGAATGCTCCGCAGACTTTACGACTGGACCATGTCTCTCGCCGCCCGCAGATCGGCCGAAGTCTGGCTCGCCGTTATCGCCTTCGTCGAAAGCTCCGTCTTTCTCGTCCCGGCCGATGTCCTTTTTCTTCCCATGGCACTCGCCAAGCCCGAGCGTTCATATCGATATGCGATCGTCGCCACGGTCGCCTCGGTTCTCGGCGGCATCGCCGGCTGGGCGCTCGGCTTTTATGCCTACGAGACCGTGGCGCGTCCGGTACTGGAATTCTACGGAAAGCTCGATGCCTTCGAGCAGATGAAATCTTACGTCACTTACGAGACGATCCTGCTTTTGCTGGTGACGTCGGGACTAGCGCACCTGCCGCCTATCAAGATCGTGACGATCCTGTCGGGGGTGATTCAGGTCAATATATGGCTGTTCGTCTTCTCGGCGATCGTCGCCCGCGGTGCGCGCTTCCTATTCCTGGCCTGGCTGCTTCGCCGCTACGGCGAGCCCATTCGCCATTTCATTGAAAAGCGCTTGGGGCATATCGTCAGCATCGGTGCAGTGGTCGCCATCGTGCTTTATATTGTCTACCGCTACCTTGCCCACTGAGCCAACCTTGCGGAGTTCCGCCATGACTGCCATTGCCTCGCCTCTTTCCCGGCCGGTCGTTCTCTACTCGCTGCTTCTGGCGCTGGGCATGGCGGTCGTCGTCGGAACTGCACTCGGCTTCCAGTATATCGGCGGCTATATTCCCTGTGCCCTCTGCCTGCTGCAGCGCCAGCCCTATTACTACGGCATTCCGATCGCGATCCTCGGTGCGCTCGCATCGTTCTTCGGTCTGCCGAACTGGGTCGCTCGTGCCCTGCTTCTGGCGGCGGGTATCCTGATGGTGGTCGGTGCCGGCATGGGTGTCTATCACGCAGGCGTCGAATGGCATTTCTGGGCAGGGCCAGCGACCTGCTCGACCAGTGCGGGCAGCATGACGCAGAATGCCGGCGACCTGCTTTCGGAACTCAACACTGTGACCGGCCCGTCCTGCACGGATGCGGCGCTGCGCGTTCTTGGTCTTTCCTTTGCGGGCTGGAACGTGATCGCGAGCCTGATCCTTGCGGCCTTCGCGTTCGTCGGCGTCCGCAAATCGGCATAAGCAACAGCGGCGATCAAGGCTGCAGTTCGGTATCCCAGTAGAGATAGTCGAGCCAGCTGTCGTGCAGATAGTTCGGCGGAAAGAGCCGGCCGTTGTTGTGCAGGTCCTGCACGGTGGGCTGATACGGCTTCTGCGAGGGGAACATGCCTGCCTGCTTCGGCAGCTTGCTGCCCTTTTTGAGATTGCAGGGAGAGCAGGCGGCCACCACATTTTGCCAGGTCGTCTCGCCGCCATGGGCGCGCGGAATGACATGGTCGAAGGTCAGATCGTCATGCTCGCCGCAATACTGACATTCGAACTTGTCGCGCAGAAAGACATTGAACCGGGTAAAGGCCGGGTTTCTGGAAGGCTGAACGTAGGTCTTTA
Above is a window of Rhizobium etli 8C-3 DNA encoding:
- a CDS encoding DUF1643 domain-containing protein, giving the protein MSQLGLEGSICQIEKAAVISDCGRFRYELTRVWDKGGPLLVTCMLNPSTADADNDDPTIRALIDFGRVWSYGGLLVVNLFAFRSSSPIVMMSWHDPRGPKNAQFIDAALTLARSQNTPVLAAWGANGAHHTNVNDWEDGQDWFCARARRQCVDLICLGLTKDGFPKHPMARGLHRIARNQQPVMFRPARKAASQHWCTNRGFFGRSL
- a CDS encoding HNH endonuclease; protein product: MTIAVSPQALPALVLNADYRPLSYYPLSLWSWQDAIKAVFLDRVNIIAEYEHSVSSPSFSMRLPSVVCLKTYVQPSRNPAFTRFNVFLRDKFECQYCGEHDDLTFDHVIPRAHGGETTWQNVVAACSPCNLKKGSKLPKQAGMFPSQKPYQPTVQDLHNNGRLFPPNYLHDSWLDYLYWDTELQP
- a CDS encoding disulfide bond formation protein B, which encodes MTAIASPLSRPVVLYSLLLALGMAVVVGTALGFQYIGGYIPCALCLLQRQPYYYGIPIAILGALASFFGLPNWVARALLLAAGILMVVGAGMGVYHAGVEWHFWAGPATCSTSAGSMTQNAGDLLSELNTVTGPSCTDAALRVLGLSFAGWNVIASLILAAFAFVGVRKSA
- a CDS encoding YqaA family protein produces the protein MLRRLYDWTMSLAARRSAEVWLAVIAFVESSVFLVPADVLFLPMALAKPERSYRYAIVATVASVLGGIAGWALGFYAYETVARPVLEFYGKLDAFEQMKSYVTYETILLLLVTSGLAHLPPIKIVTILSGVIQVNIWLFVFSAIVARGARFLFLAWLLRRYGEPIRHFIEKRLGHIVSIGAVVAIVLYIVYRYLAH
- a CDS encoding cation:proton antiporter; translation: MHQEVTLIATVAVSFVFAAVLGYIADRLRLPPLVGYLVAGILMGPFTPGFVADTGLAGQLAEMGVILLMFGVGLHFSALDLLAVRGIAVPGAIIRIIIATLLGIGLAKWWGWGLGAGIVFGLSLSVASTVVLLKVLEERNLLNSASGRVAVGWLIVEDLAMVLALVLLPALAELLGGHAASDAAQGTGLPLSLAIALTLLKVGAFAGMAIFVGPKIVPWLLTLVARTGSRELFTLTVLAIALGIAFGSAEIFGVSFALGAFFAGVVMSESNLSHRAAADSLPLQNAFSVLFFVSVGMLFDPSILVRQPMAVISALMLIIVGKAIISFLIVILLRYPVGMALTVAGGLAQIGEFSFILAGLGVSLGLLPNDGQDIILASAIISITLNPLVCVGAEALHTYVHARWPVLSNHYGRRRHEALARELEKIRALSEARERQHQLEMQQLIETFPLFAKVDEHSQEELLLLFRPKSALPGERVMRKGDRGDGMYFLSSGAVEVRLPSGAVRLEPGAFFGEMALLSGGRRTADVIAIDFCQFLVLERRDFNMFTARHPALRAAVSEMARERSHMNALNAKRKEQPDQREVSAEGQ
- a CDS encoding MFS transporter, yielding MVSTVLASTLARRNIHYGWIVVAATFLTMLVTAGAMGAPGVLIKPLQDEFGWETSQISSALAIRLVLFGLMGPFAAAFMNYFGVRKVIVFALALIGVGFVGSLFMTSLWQLLMLWGIVVGFGTGLTAMVLAATISARWFTKHRGLVVGMLSASSATGQLVFLPLMAELTERYGWRSTVFFVCAMIMVAALAVLAFMRDRPSDLNLPSLGEAHVTPPPARGTLVGALKTPVTILKEISGTSTFWILFATFFICGLSTNGLIQTHFVTLCGDFGILPVAAASVLAVMGIFDFFGTIGSGWLSDRFDNRWLLFWYYGLRGLSLLFLPFSDFSFYGLSIFAIFYGLDWIATVPPTVKIAADRFGREKAGMVFGWVFAGHQLGAATAAYGAGLSRTELSSYLPAFFVAGAFCLLASILAITLKKSGLRESAPATAH